GCCCGCGGGAGCTGGCCGCCGCCGTGCGCGACGGGCAGCTGGTGCGGATCGCCGAGGGCGTGTACCTGGCGCCGGGCGTGGAGGGGGTGGCGCGGGCGCGGCTGGCCGCCGTGCCGCAGCCGTTCACCCTCAGCCAGGCCCGCTCGGCGTGGGGGACGACGCGGCGGGTGGCGGTGCCGCTGATGGAGTGGCTCGACGTGCGCGGGGTGACCGAGCGGCTCCCCGACGCCAGCCGCCGGCTGCGCTGACCGATCCGCCTGGGAGCCCGCGGCGACGTTTCGCGACGTCGCGGGCGCGTCGCCCCGCTGCTCATCCCGGGTGAGCAGGTGCACTTCGCCTTCAGGACCGTCCGCGACTTCGTCGTCCTCAGGAGCGAGCGGCTCATCGCGGTCGACGTGCAGGGCTTCTCCGGCAAGAAGCGGGACGTCACCTCACTGCCCTACGGCAAGGTCCAGGCCTTCTCCGTGGAGACCGCCGGCACCTTCGACCTCGACGCCGGGCTCGACCTGTGGTCCAGCGGCTCGGGCGAGGTCCGGCTGGAGTCCACGGGCAACTCCGACATCCGCCAGCTCGGGCAGCTGATCGCCACCCACGTGCTCTGAGCGTCCTCGTGCTCTGCCCACACCCATGGGTAGAGCACGACGGTCGGCGGGAGGGGTCCGCTCCCGGCTCAGGCGCCGCCGGCCTCGCGCAGCATCCGGTCGCGCTCGTCGCTCTCGGTGACGATCGGCCGCACCGCGCCGGCGTCCACCGTCTCGACGGTCTCGTCGGGGTCGACGGGCTGCGGCAGGGTGCGGAAGCGCTCGCGCGGGTCCTCCGGGTCGGTCATGTCCGCAGGGTCCCGGCGCGGCGAGCTCCGGGCAACCGGCAGGGACCCGGTGGAGGCGCGGACCTCGTGCTCCGGGTCGCCTGCCGACTCAGAGCACGAGGTCGCCGGGGACCTACTCCGCCGCGGGCACCCAGCGGGCCGGCCGCTTCTCCCGGAACGCGGCGATGCCCTCCTGGCCCTCCTCGCCGGCGAAGGCCCGGGCCGAGAGGTCGAGCAGGTCGTCGAAGGAGCCCCGCAGGCCGCCGGCGCGCAGCAGCCGCTTGGTCTCGGCCAGCGCCCACGGCGAGCCCGCCGCCAGCGCCCGCACCTGGCCCTCGACGGCGGCGTCGACCTCCTCGTCGGGCGCGGTCAGGTCCACCAGCCCCCCGGCGGCCGCCGCGGCGGCGTCGAACACCTCGCCGGTGAGCATCAGCCGGTGCGCCACGTGCGGCAGCACCCGCGGCAGCACGACGGCGGAGATGACCGCCGGCACGATGCCCAGCCGCACCTCGGAGAAGGCGAACGTCGCCGACGCCCCGGCCACCACGACGTCGCACGCGGCCAGCAGCCCGACCCCACCGGCGCGGGCGGGACCGCGGACGGTGGCCACCACCGGCTTGGGTGCGGTCCAGATGCGCTCGAGCAGCTCGGGCAGCTCGCGCACGCCCTGGTCGCCCGCGCCGGCACCCACGGCCTCGGACAGGTCCATCCCCGAGCAGAAGACCCGGCCGGTGTGGTCGAGCACCACCACCCGCACGGCGTCGTCGGCCAGCGCGGCGTCCAGCGCCTCCCGCAGCCGGGCGCGCACCGCGCGGGACAGCGCGTTGCGGTTGGCGGGGGAGTCGAGCGTGAGGGTCGCGACCCCGCGCTCGACCGAGACCTGCAGCACCTCGTCGTCGGCCACGACCGGACATCCTGCCGCGCGCGGCACACTGGGGTCAGATGAACACCGTCCTGCCGCTGCTCGACGCCCCGCCGGCGACCCTGCAGCTCCCCGAGAGCGCCCGCGAGGGGCTGGCCCGGACGCCCTTCGGGCTGTACGTGCACGTGCCCTTCTGCGCGACCCGCTGCGGCTACTGCGACTTCAACACCTACACCTCCGACGAGCTCGGCCCCGGCGCCAACCGCGCCGAGTACGCCGGGACGGCGATCGCCGAGCTCCGGCAGGCCGCCGACACCCTCGGCCCCGACCTGCCCACGGTCTCCACGGTCTTCGTCGGGGGCGGCACCCCGACGCTGCTGCCCGCCGAGGACCTCGCCGCCGTCCTCGCCGCGGTCCGCGAGCTGTTCCCCGTCGCGCCCGACGTCGAGGTGACCACCGAGGCCAACCCCGAGTCGGTGACGCCGGCCAGCCTGGCCACCCTGCGCGCGGCCGGCTTCACCCGGCTCAGCCTGGGCATGCAGTCGGCCGCCGAGCACGTGCTCGCCGTCCTCGACCGCCGGCACACCCCCGGTCGCGCCGCCGAGGCCGCGCGCGAGGCCCGCGCCGCCGGGTTCGAGCACGTGAACCTCGACCTGATCTACGGTACGCCGGGGGAGACCGACGCCGACTGGGCCGCCTCGCTCGACGCCGTCCTGGCCGCGCCGGTCGACCACGTCAGCGCCTACGCGCTCATCGTCGAGGACGGCACCCGGCTGGCCCGGCGCATCGCCCGCGGCGAGCTGCCGGTGCCCGACGACGACGTCCTCGCCGACCGCTACGTGCAGGCCGACACCACGCTGCGCGGCGCCGGCTTCGACTGGTACGAGGTGAGCAACTGGTCGCGCGGCGACGCCGCCCGCTGCCGGCACAACGAGCTGTACTGGGCCAACGCGAACTGGTGGGGCGTCGGGCCCGGCGCGCACAGCCACGTCGGCGGCGTGCGCTGGTGGAACGTCAAGCACCCCGCCGCGTACGCCGGGCGGCTGGCCGCGGGGGAGGGCCCGGTGGCCGACCGCGAGGTGCTCGAGCCCGCCGACCGCGCGCTGGAGACGGTGATGCTCGGCCTGCGGCTGCGCGACGGCCTGCCGCTGACCGCGCTGTCCGGCGCCGGCCGGCTGCGTGCCGCCGACGCCGTCGCGCGCGGCCTGCTCGACCCGGACGCGCACGCGGGGGGCCGGGCGGTGCTCACCGACCGCGGCCGCCTGCTCGCCGACGCCGTCGTCCGCGACCTGACCGACTAGAGGACCACCCGGCTCCCACCTCTGGTGAGCTCGGGGCGGGCCCGTGCAGGGCGGCCGCTCCGCCACGTGTGAGCATCTGCTGATGGAGCTGCTCTCGGTCGGCGAGGTGGCCGCCCGGCCCGGCGTCTCGTCCTCCGCGCTGCGGATGTGGGGGAGCCGGTACGGGCTGGTCGCCTCCGTCCGCTCGGCGGGCGGCCACCGCCGGTACACGCCAGAGGACGTCGCCCTGCTCCAGGCGGTGCACGAGGCCGCCACCCCCGGCCGCGACACCGTCGCGGTCTGACCGAGGCGGTGGTCGGCGTGACCGTGGCCCCGCGGACCACCGCCCCCGGCCGGGCGGCGACCCTCCCGGCCGGGGCTCCCGCCGCGCCCGCTCCACGGGCCCTGCGGGAGCTGCCGGTGCTGACCCGGCTGCCGGTGGCCGTCCTGACGGCGGTGCTCGCCCTGAGCCTGCTCGCACCAGGAGCGGTCGCCGCGGCCGCGGTGCCCGTGGCCGTCGCGGGCGCCGTCCTCGGCGTACCGCACGGTGCTGCGGACCACCTCGTCCCCTGGTGGTGGTCGGGCCGCCGGCGGGCCTCCCGCCGGCTCCTCGTGCTGGTCGTCGTCGCCTACGCGGCGGCGGCCGCGGTCGCCGCCGCGGCCCTGCTCCTCGCGTCGACCCCGGCACTCGCGGCGGCGCTGGTGCTCTCCGCGGTGCACTTCGGCCGCGGTGAGGTCGTCGCCTGGGCCGAGCGCGCCGGCCGCCCCGTCCCGGGTCCGGCGGCCGACCTGCTGCCGTGCGCAGCGCACGGGCTGGCCGTCGTCGGCCTGCTGCTGTGGCGGGACCCGGCCACCACCGATCCGTGGGTGCGGCCGCTGTCGGCCGGCATCGCCGACGCGGTGCTCGTCTCCCGCACCGCGGGGCTCGTCCTCGTCGCGGGATCGGTCGCCGCGGCGACGGCGTGGCTGCTCGCCCGGCACCGGGTGCACGACGCCGCGGAGCTCCTGCTGGTCGCCGCGGTCTTCGCCCTCGCACCGCCGCTGGCCGCGTTCGGCGCCTACTTCGGGCTCTGGCACGCCGTCCGGCACACGGGCCGGTTGCTCGACCTCGCCCGCGCGGCCGAGGGCGGACGGCGGTGGGGCCCGGCGGCGCGCCGGCTGGGCCGGGCCGCGGTCGTGCCGAGCGCCGTCGCGCTGGCGGCCGTCGCGGTGCTGTGGCGGCTGGGCGACGTGGCCGGCCTGCAGGCCCAGGTCAGCGTCCTGCTCGCGCTGACGTTCCCGCACGCCGCCGTGGTCTGGGCCCTCGACCGCCGGGGGTGACCCCGACCTGACGGATGTCAGGTCGGGAAGGCGACGTCCCGCACTACTGCGCGGAGCCTCACGCAGGCCAGGCTCGTGCCGTGCCTCCCGACGCGCTCGACGTCTCCGGCCTGACCGTCCGCCACGGCGAGGTCCTCGCCGTCGACGGCCTCGACCTGCGCATCGGCCGGGGCGAGACCGTCGCGCTGCTCGGCCCGAACGGGGCCGGCAAGTCCACCACCGTCAGCGCCGCCCTCGGGCTGCTCCGCCCCGCGGCCGGCACCGTGCGCGTGCTGGGTCGTGCCCCGGCCGACGCCGTCCGCGCCGGCGGGGTCGGCGCGATGCTGCAGCACGGCGGACTGCCCGGCGAGGCGCGCGTCGGCGAGGTGCTGCACCTGGTGCGGCGCAGCTACGCCGACCCGTGGCCGCTCGACGACCTGGTCGCCACCACCGGCACCGGTGGGCTGCTGGGCCGCGACGTCGAGGCGCTCTCGGGCGGCCAGCGGCAGCGGGTGCTGCTCGCGCTGGCGCTGGCCGGTCAGCCGCCGCTGCTGCTGCTGGACGAGCCCACCTCGGCCATGGACGTCGAGGGCCGCCGGGCCTTCTGGACGACCATGCGCGACCTGGCCGCCCGCGGCACCACCGTCGTCTTCGCCACCCACCACCTCGAGGAGGCCGACGCGGTCGCCGACCGGGTGGTGGTCATGGCCGGTGGCCGCCTGGTCGCCGACGGCCCCTCGGCCGGCATCCGGTCGGCCGTCGCCGGGCGCACCGTGCGCTTCTGCGCCCCCGACGGCGCGGCCTTCGACCGCGTGCCCGGCGTCAGCGGCGTCGACCGGACGGGCGGCACGGTCGCGCTGACCACCACCGACGTCGAGGCGACGCTGCGCGCGCTGCTCGCCGAGGGCGTCCCGCTGGCCGACCTCGAGGTCCGCGGCGCCAGCCTCGAGGACGCCGTCCTGTCCCTGGTGGGAGGCGCGCGGTGAGCCCGTTGTTCGTCTTCCAGCTGCGCCGGGTCGGCCGCAACCGGCAGTTCCTGTTCTTCACCGTGCTGCTGCCGGCGCTGTTCACGGTCTTCTTCACGAAGGTCTTCGCGGGCACGCCCGGCGGCGGCAGCCCGGAGCTGGCGGCGGCCACGATGGTCTCGATGATGGCCTACGGCGCCATCGGGGCGGCCCTGGGTGCCACCGTCCGGCTGTCCTTCGACCGGGCATCGGGCTGGCTGCGCCAGCTGCGGGTCACGCCCGTGCCGCAGACGTCGGTGGTCGCCGTCGACGTCGCGGTCGGGATGCTGCTGACCCTGCCGCCGCTGGTCGTCGTCGCGCTCACCGGCCGGTTCGTCAACGGCGTGCACCTGGCGGCCGGCGAGTGGGCCGCGCTGGTCGGCGTCCTGTGGCTCGGGTCGGCGGTCTTCGTCGCCCTCGGGCTGCTGCTGGGCTGGGCGCTGGAGACCAAGGCCGCCGGCGGCGCGATCGGCATCGTCGGCACCGTGCTGGCCGCCCTGGGTGGGCTGTGGGTGCCGGTCGAGCTGTTCCCCTCCGGCCTGCGGGCGGTCGCGCACGGCCTGCCGTCGTACTGGTACGCCGAGGCCGGCCGCGCCGCCGCGGGGGGACAGCCGCCGTCGGTGGCCGCCGTCGGGGCGCTGGTCGCCTTCGCCGCGGTGTTCGCCGCCCTGGCGGTCCTGGTGGCGCGGCGTCGTCCGCTGACCGCCGTCGCGGGCTGATGCAGCTACGGTCGGTCGCCGTGGGACCCCGCACCCGGTGGCAGCGCATCGGCTGGGCGCTGCCCTGGCTCCTGTTCCAGTTCTTCCCGGTCGCCGACCTGATCACCACCGACCGGCCGCTCGCCGTCCGGGTGGTGGCCGGCGCCGGCCTGCTCGTGTTCACCGTCGTCTACCTCGACGTGTTCCGCCGGGCCTTCGGCAGCGGCTGCTGGGGTCCCCCGGCGCTGTCCCGGCTGGCGCTCGTCGCGGTCCTCGCCGTCGTGCTCGCCGTCTGGCTGGGGCCGTCCTGGGCCGGGCTGATGATCTACGTGTCGGCGGCCTCGGCGGCGGCGCTCCCGCAGCGCTGGGTGTGGCCGGCGGTGGTCACGGCCGCCGCGGTGTGCGCCGCCGTGGTCGCGGCCGACGACGTGCTCGGCGACCTCTTCATCCTCCCGGTGATGTGCCTGCTCACCGCGTTCGGGCTGCGCGGCACCCGCCACCTCGTCGAGGTCAACAACGAGCTCGCCGAGGCGCGCGAGGAGCTGGCCCGCAACGCCGTCGCCGAGGAGCGGCTGCGCTTCGCCCGCGACCTGCACGACCTGCTCGGCCACAGCCTGTCGCTCATCGCGCTCAAGAGCGAGCTGGCCGGGCGGCTGGCCGAGGCCGACCCCGCCCGGGCGCGCACCGAGATGGCCGACGTGGAGGCCGTCGCCCGCCGCGCGCTGGCCGAGGTGCGGGACGCCGTCAGCGGCTACC
This region of Geodermatophilus bullaregiensis genomic DNA includes:
- a CDS encoding enoyl-CoA hydratase-related protein; protein product: MADDEVLQVSVERGVATLTLDSPANRNALSRAVRARLREALDAALADDAVRVVVLDHTGRVFCSGMDLSEAVGAGAGDQGVRELPELLERIWTAPKPVVATVRGPARAGGVGLLAACDVVVAGASATFAFSEVRLGIVPAVISAVVLPRVLPHVAHRLMLTGEVFDAAAAAAGGLVDLTAPDEEVDAAVEGQVRALAAGSPWALAETKRLLRAGGLRGSFDDLLDLSARAFAGEEGQEGIAAFREKRPARWVPAAE
- a CDS encoding ABC transporter ATP-binding protein, which codes for MPPDALDVSGLTVRHGEVLAVDGLDLRIGRGETVALLGPNGAGKSTTVSAALGLLRPAAGTVRVLGRAPADAVRAGGVGAMLQHGGLPGEARVGEVLHLVRRSYADPWPLDDLVATTGTGGLLGRDVEALSGGQRQRVLLALALAGQPPLLLLDEPTSAMDVEGRRAFWTTMRDLAARGTTVVFATHHLEEADAVADRVVVMAGGRLVADGPSAGIRSAVAGRTVRFCAPDGAAFDRVPGVSGVDRTGGTVALTTTDVEATLRALLAEGVPLADLEVRGASLEDAVLSLVGGAR
- a CDS encoding ABC transporter permease, which gives rise to MSPLFVFQLRRVGRNRQFLFFTVLLPALFTVFFTKVFAGTPGGGSPELAAATMVSMMAYGAIGAALGATVRLSFDRASGWLRQLRVTPVPQTSVVAVDVAVGMLLTLPPLVVVALTGRFVNGVHLAAGEWAALVGVLWLGSAVFVALGLLLGWALETKAAGGAIGIVGTVLAALGGLWVPVELFPSGLRAVAHGLPSYWYAEAGRAAAGGQPPSVAAVGALVAFAAVFAALAVLVARRRPLTAVAG
- a CDS encoding sensor histidine kinase, giving the protein MGPRTRWQRIGWALPWLLFQFFPVADLITTDRPLAVRVVAGAGLLVFTVVYLDVFRRAFGSGCWGPPALSRLALVAVLAVVLAVWLGPSWAGLMIYVSAASAAALPQRWVWPAVVTAAAVCAAVVAADDVLGDLFILPVMCLLTAFGLRGTRHLVEVNNELAEAREELARNAVAEERLRFARDLHDLLGHSLSLIALKSELAGRLAEADPARARTEMADVEAVARRALAEVRDAVSGYRQVSCAQALAEARSALSGAGIAVRLPARVPVLPGPVDAALGWVVREATTNVLRHSGARTVTVSLSDDGAEAVLTVSDDGRGPAGDTEPGSGLTGLAERVGALGGALTGGAGRDGGYELRAVLPLAPVPAGAAR
- a CDS encoding PH domain-containing protein, coding for MGARGDVSRRRGRVAPLLIPGEQVHFAFRTVRDFVVLRSERLIAVDVQGFSGKKRDVTSLPYGKVQAFSVETAGTFDLDAGLDLWSSGSGEVRLESTGNSDIRQLGQLIATHVL
- a CDS encoding MerR family transcriptional regulator, which encodes MELLSVGEVAARPGVSSSALRMWGSRYGLVASVRSAGGHRRYTPEDVALLQAVHEAATPGRDTVAV
- a CDS encoding beta-carotene 15,15'-dioxygenase, Brp/Blh family, yielding MTVAPRTTAPGRAATLPAGAPAAPAPRALRELPVLTRLPVAVLTAVLALSLLAPGAVAAAAVPVAVAGAVLGVPHGAADHLVPWWWSGRRRASRRLLVLVVVAYAAAAAVAAAALLLASTPALAAALVLSAVHFGRGEVVAWAERAGRPVPGPAADLLPCAAHGLAVVGLLLWRDPATTDPWVRPLSAGIADAVLVSRTAGLVLVAGSVAAATAWLLARHRVHDAAELLLVAAVFALAPPLAAFGAYFGLWHAVRHTGRLLDLARAAEGGRRWGPAARRLGRAAVVPSAVALAAVAVLWRLGDVAGLQAQVSVLLALTFPHAAVVWALDRRG
- the hemW gene encoding radical SAM family heme chaperone HemW, giving the protein MNTVLPLLDAPPATLQLPESAREGLARTPFGLYVHVPFCATRCGYCDFNTYTSDELGPGANRAEYAGTAIAELRQAADTLGPDLPTVSTVFVGGGTPTLLPAEDLAAVLAAVRELFPVAPDVEVTTEANPESVTPASLATLRAAGFTRLSLGMQSAAEHVLAVLDRRHTPGRAAEAAREARAAGFEHVNLDLIYGTPGETDADWAASLDAVLAAPVDHVSAYALIVEDGTRLARRIARGELPVPDDDVLADRYVQADTTLRGAGFDWYEVSNWSRGDAARCRHNELYWANANWWGVGPGAHSHVGGVRWWNVKHPAAYAGRLAAGEGPVADREVLEPADRALETVMLGLRLRDGLPLTALSGAGRLRAADAVARGLLDPDAHAGGRAVLTDRGRLLADAVVRDLTD